The Mucilaginibacter terrae region TTAATACAGGTTCGGCTCGTGTTGTTATCAGGGGTAACAACTCGTTAACGGGTAATAACCAGCCGTTGTTCGTGGTAGACGGTATGCCTATCGATAACACACCAGGCGATGCCGGAAGTTTGGATTACGGTAATAACGCGGCTGATATCAATCCAAATGATATAGAGAATTTGGAGGTTTTGAAAGGACCCAATGCGGCTGCACTATATGGTTCTCGGGCCGCCAACGGTGTAATACTCATTACCACCAAAAAAGGATCCGGGAAATTTAAGGTCTCTTTTAATTCTAACCTGCAATTTCAACGGTTAACAGAGTTGCCCGAGTACCAAAATGCATATGGCGTGGGTACCTCTTTTTACATTGATAACACCCATACGCTGCCGGTAGCCAATGTTAATTACCGCAGTTGGGGATCGCCGCTTTTAGGCCAGCCTTATGTGGCATTAAATGGCGAAACGAAGGCTTACCTACCTCAGCCTGATAATGTCAAAGACTTTTATTCTACTGCACACCTGTTCACCAACTCATTAGCACTTGAAGGTGGGAACGCAGGAACCACGTACAGGCTCTCATATACCAATTATGATGGAACAAGCGTAGTAGAAGGATTAAACACCAATAAGAGCCATAACATAGACCTTAGGTTAACCAACGCATTAACCAAAAGGATCACGTTTGACACCAAGATCACCTATAACCGAAATACGGTTAATAACCGGCAGTATTCAAACTCAAATGGGCGTAATCCGACTAATTTGTACACTCAAATGGCAAGAAGCACCGAGCTTTCGGAACTATTACCGTACAAAGATCCGCTTACCGGCATGGAAATAGGCACACACCGTAACTTTAGCAACCCTTACTGGGTAATAAACGAAAATCCCAACGAGGATACTAAAGATCGTTTGATTGCCGCATTCAACCCACAGGTTACCATAACACCCTGGCTTAAATTTGTAGGACGTTTGGGTGCAGATATTTTTTGGAGAGACGGGTTTGAATTTAATAACATTGGTTCGGTTGTAGCCAGTAATCCAAATGGTTTTATGCGCGCCTTCAACACCAAGCAACAGAATTTCAATCTCGAAGGCTTTTTTACGGTAAATAAAAAAACAAGAGACTTCTCCTTTAATGGTGTTTTGGGTAGCAGCAGTTTCAGGTCTGGGTATGAAGACAGGCAGCAACGAGTTAATTCGTTATTGCAACCGGGGTTCATCAATTTATCCAATGCTAAAGAACTTCCGACCGTAACCCAGACCATTCGTAAAAAACAGATCAATTCAGTTTACGGATCGCTATCGGTAGGGTATCATAATTACGCTTTTGTAGATGTTACTGGCCGTAATGATTGGTCGTCAACATTACCTAAAGCCAACAATTCGTATTTCTACCCTTCATTAGGGGGCTCATTAATACTTACAGATATGCTTAAACTTAAAAGCGGTATCTTAAGTTACGCAAAGCTTCGTGCTTCTGTTGCCCATGTAGGTAATGACGCTGATCCGTACCGCTTAAATCAAACTTATTCGTTTAACGGTTTTTTTGACGGAGCACCGCTGGCCTCTTTATCCACTACCATGAACAACCCGGACCTAAAGCCGGAAAAGACATCATCATTTGAATATGGTGTGGACTTAAACTTTTTTAATAGTCGCTTAGTAATCAATGCGACGCATTATAAATCTGCCACCACTAACCAAATCCTTACTGCACAACTCCCGGCATCAAGCGGTTATCAGCAGCGTGTGTACAATGCAGGTGAAGTTAAAAACTGGGGTAATGAGCTTTCTGCAAGTATAGCGGTCATCAAAAAAAGTAAATTTACCTGGCAAACCAACATCAATTACTCGAACAATAAGTCGATGGTTGTAAGCTTAATAGATGGTGTAGATCGTTTTGTTCTCAATAATAATTCCAGTTACATTTACGTATACGCACAGGTTGGCCAGCCTTACGCATATCTGCGCGGACTTGGGGTAGCACGTGATGCCCAGGGTCATATGCTAATTGACGATGGTGGGGGCTTACTTACTAAAGATAATGACATGGCATTTGGTACGGCCTCTCCAAAATGGCTTGGCGGTATCAGTAACACATTTACCTATCGCAACTTCACGCTGAATTGCCTTATTGATATTAAAAAAGGTGGCGTTATTTATTCTGGAACATACTCCCGAATGCTAACCAATGGTGTAACAGCCGAAACTTTATACGGAAGGGATGATTTTTATAAACACTCAATTATTTTAGGAGAAAATTCATCTGAATTATCCGGAGGTGCAATATGGGATGCTTATTATGCCAATGGCAAAAAGAATACACAGTATATATCGCCTCAAAGCTACGAATATGCCCGGCCTAATTATGCCGAATTTGTGATGTTTGATGCCTCTTATGTCAAATTAAGAGAGCTATCTCTGGGTTATAATATTCCTGTAAAACTGCTGTCTCGTACACCCCTTAAAACCGCACGATTTTCTCTAGTTGGACGTAACCTGGCCATATTTCACAAAAATACCCCACGAGGCATTGACCCTGAAGCGGCTTCTACTTCAGGTAATGGCCAGGGTATCGAGAATGGTTCGCTGCCGCCAAATACCACCTATGGCTTTAATGTTAATTTAACTTTTTAATTGGTATGAAACTAATAAATTTATTATTGATCCTATGTTTAGGCGTGTTGGTTTCCTGCACCAAAAATTTCGAGGAACTTAATACCGACCCCAATCAGCCCACTAAGGTCGAACCTGATTTTTTGCTGACCAGCTCAATATATAATACCCTCAATCTTCAGGGAGGGGATATGAACAGGGTTGTACTTTTTAATTATACCCAATACTTCTCCGGGTTTCAGGGTGAGTTTCAACGTTACACATATAACGATGCGAGCAACAACACAAACTGGTCAAACACCTATATCAAATGCCTGCAGCCTGTTTATCAAATTGAGTTAAATTACAAAGACAATCCTGCATATAGTAATCGTGTGCTTATAGCACGTATATGGAAAGATTATCTATTCTCAAATGCTGTAGCCATGTGGGGAAGTATCCCAATGGAATCTTCATTGCAGGGTAATCCGAGTGTACCTTTTACAAAAGAGCAAGATGTGTATTATAAGCTGCTGGCTGATCTTAAAAATATATCAGACTCACTAAACGTGAACGGTGATAAATATACTGCCGGTGCGGATAAAATTTACGGAGGAGATGTATTGAAATGGAAGAAATTTGCCAACACCCTTCGCCTCAAAATTGCCTTGCAAATATCAAATGATGCCCCTAACGGTGATCCGGAAGCCGCTAAAAAGGCTATACAGGAAATTGCTCAGAACGAAGCTAATACTATTACCAGCCAAGCCGAAACCGCAGCAGCTACCTGGGGTACTACCAGTGATACCTGGAGCTATTTGTACAACTACGTAACCTATAACTATACCGCAAACAAAGCAACTATACCTGTACTTTGCGAGTCATTAGTTTATTACACACTGCCTTACGGTGATCCACGGATAACTATTTATGGGCAGCCAGCCAAACAGGGGCCTAACGCCGGCAAGTATTTTGGCCAAAATATTTCTTACGGCGGGGGCAGTCAATACGCTGGTAATATTGTTAATCCGCACACTGGTTTAAAACAAGACGATTATTCTTACATCGGCACACGCTTTTTAAAGCCCAACGCCGAGTTTGTATTTATCTCCTATGCGCAATCGTGTCTACTAAAAGCCGAAGCTGCCCTTAAAGGATGGTGGACAAATGCTGCACCGCAGACTTACTATTATCAGGGTATAGGAGCTTCATTCGACCGTTATGGGCTTACACCGGCTCAAGCTACCGCTTATCAAAATACGCCGGGTATTAAATGGGGTACCGCGTCAGACACCACCGGCCGTCAGGCACAGTTTCAGGACTGGATGCGCATTTGTACAAGTTATGTACCTGCCGGTGATACCTATCGCCAAATTATTATGCAGCACTGGCTGGCTACTCCCAATCAGGGAATGGATGCCTGGTCGCTCATACGCCGTACAAGAGTGCTTGATTTTGAACCTCAGTTTGCCACTTATGATGGTAATTATGCCTATGTGCCACAACGAATTCTTTTTCCGGCAAGCGAATATGCAACCAATGGGGCCGAAGTTAAAAAGGCTGCGCAGTGGTTGGGTGGAGCCGATAACCTATTTGCCAAGCTATGGTTTGCTTTGCCAAATAAACCCAATCCAAAATTACCTTACTAAATTATTTCAAATGAAAGCATTTCTTTCTATCTCCTGTTGTTTATTACTGGCATTAAGTGCATGTAAAAAGCAGAATGATTATTTACCGCCCGATTTTAATTATGATATTCCGGCTGTTAATATCACCGAAAACGTAAATGTAGGGGCCTATTATTACAACTATGCCGCCGCCGACTGGGCAAAGAAATACACTAATAATCCGTTACAGGGTGAATATAATTCACTGGATTCTAAAGTTATGGCGCAGGAATGCCAGTGGGCCGATGCTGCGGGTGTTAACTTTTTTGTATTTAACTGGAACGGCGCATCGGCCGGAAACCCTATACTTAACAGCTTTATACAGGGAAATACCAGCCAGGTAAAAATGGTGATCAATTACAATATTGCACACTTAAGTGCCACCAATGCCTTGCCGCTTACCGGGACCAAACTCACCACCATGATCAACGAGTTTACCAGTTTTGCAAATACTCATTTTAACAAGGATTATTATTATAAGATCAATGGGCAGCCGGTGGTTCTGATCACACCACTAAACTTGGCAAGCAGTGCAACCACCAGTGTTAATTATGCTACGGTTATACCCGCACTAAAGCAAGCCATGTCTTCTATAGGCATAAACCTGTATATCATAGGAGAAATCACATCGGGTTGGCTGCCTCCTGTACGCTATGCGCCTGCAATTAAAGCAATGGATGGTGTTGATTTGAATAACTGGTCGACCGATGTTTATGACCGGGCTACGTTTATGGCATCATACACCGACACCAACTGGAAAAACTGGACGGACTCTACATCAAAATGGAAGGTTGACTTTGTGCCAGCCATTTTCCCTGCCTTTAATGATAAGACCATGACCCCGGCAAGCAAGTTGTACAACATTGACCGTAACGCGGCATTTTATACCGATTACTGTAATGTAGCCAAACGTAATATGAGCAGCAAGCGCATAGTGCTGATCAATTCATGGAACAATTTTCAGTTAGGCACTACTTTGGAGCCTGCTAAAGAATACGGCACCACTTATCTCGAAATTACCAAAGCTCAGTTCAAAGTTAAATAACGTTAACCTCGATTATCTACCATGGTAATGAATAATTTAAAAAGAAGAAGGTTCTTAAAATATCTTTCTATTGCAGGTATAGCACTTCCTTTTAAGAGTGTTGCAAAAAACATGTTGCCGAGGTCTTCACAAGCCTTTAGCTTTATGTTTTTGGGCGACTTGCATTTTGATAAACTGATGCACCATGATATGGCTTATCTGAAAGAAAAATACCCAAACGATATCCGCCAGATCGAAAACTATTCAAGGATTACAAAAGATAACCTGTCTTCGTTGATACAGGCATCTAAACAACGCGCCAAACAAACCAATTCAAACTTTTATCTGCAAATTGGCGATTTTGTGGAAGGTCTATGCGGTTCTAAAGAATTAGCTACACTTCAAACCTCCGAGCTGATCAATTACATTGATCAACAGCAACTTGGTTTGCCTTTTATTGCTATAAAAGGCAACCATGATATTACTGGTACAGGTGCCCGAGAGGTTTACCAGGAAGTTGTTTTGCCATGGCAAAGCAGGCAGTTAAAGCAACCGGTAACCACTGCAAACAACGTGTATGTACATAAGAACACCAGGTTTATATTATTCGATTGTTTTTCTGAAAAAGAAAGTTTAGAATGGTTTAAAATGGTAATTAAAGATCATAAAAAGAATGAACAGTTATTCTTTTGTACGCATATTCCGTTAATACCATATGATGCACGCTCCAACTGGCATATTTATGTACGCCCCGGGCAAGAGAAAGAGCGAGAGGAACTTCTTAATTTACTGGCCGAACATAAAGCGATCATTTTAAGCGGTCACTTGCATAAAACCAGCATAGTGGTTCGTAACACTCCCTCGGGCAATGTTGTTCAGGCGGCTATTGGCAGTGTTATATCAGCATTAAATGCGCCTGTTAAAAATCATCTAAAAGGGTTAGAGGCTTATAATGCCGACCTGGTTAACTTGGAACCGAACTTTAATCCAACATCGTTGCAATTAAGAAGAGAAATTTTGGAAAAGGAAAAGCCATTTATCCGCCATTACGAATACGCTGATTTTTGCGGCTATGCCTCTATGAACATTACCGATAAGAACGAAGCAGTGCTTACGATATTTGCGAACGCAGACCAAGAGCCTTGGAGCACCGTAAACTTAACACAACTACAAAATTTATAAAGCTGTATGTTGCTTTTTAAGAGAATAAACGGAATAATGCTGTTCTTATTGGTTTGTTTGCCAGGAGTTGTATTATCACAGGATGTGAGCTTTATAGCATTGGGAGATATGCACTATGACCGGTTACAGGATCATAACCTGGATTTTGTAATGAGCAGACCGCAGGATTATAAGCAAATACTAAATGAATATCCGCAGTATACTGCTTTTTACATGCCCCGGTTTTTACAACTTATTAAAAAGCAAACCAACGCCCAGCCTGGGGTTAAAGCAGTTGTACAATTGGGAGATTTGGTAGAAGGCGTTGCTGGATCGGCTGCTCTCGCCAGGCAGATGAACCGGGGAATAGTTGACATGCTTTATGAGACCGGCTTGCCGGTACCGTGGGTATTGGTTAAAGGTAACCACGATGTAAGTAATAGTCCGGGCCAGCCAGAGGCATGGCAGGAAGTAATTCGGCCCTTTATTGAAGGTCAGATAGGTAAATTTATTGGCCATGGTATGTATACTTATCAAATAAGTCCCAACACTGAATTTTTTGTTCTCGACCAATTTTTCAGTGTGGACCGTAATTTACCCGAAAGTGAAATGGTTGATTTTCTTGAAAATGCATTTAAAGGTTCCACGGCTACTTACAAGTTCGTGCTAACCCATCAACCAGTTATTCCAGTTACGCAGCGGTGTTGGCATTTATTAAGTGGTATTAGGAGGCCATTAAAAGATACCGTCCTAAGAGAAAGTTTGCTGAATATATTGGCTAAAAACAAGGCCATAGTTTTATGTGCCCACCTTCATGAGTATTCGGTTTTGAGTAGAAAAACAAAATCCGGAAATGTGGTTCAGGTAATGATCAATAGTGTAAACCGGGGGCTTAATACGCCTTTGCCAAATGTTATCCATAGAGAATACAAAGGAGAAGGCTGGATTGACAGTGATGCGTCATGGCAGCCTGAAACAAGCGAAACACGGCGTAAGATTTTAAGGGAAGAGAAGAAACATATTACCGATTTTCAGTTAATGGACCTACCGGGATATGCTCTTATATCTGTGTCGGATAAAACGCCGCAAGTTACGTTAAAGTATTTTAACGGGTTTGCAGAAGTACCTTATCAAACTATAGATCTGAGTAAACTGATGCTCACAGGAAAGTTGCCTTTTTAATATGTTAATAAGATCTTCTACTATGTTTTTTAAAACTGCAGCTTTTTTCCTCGTGTTCCTTCTTTTACAACCCTGTCTGGCACAAACCAGGCACAGTAAAAACTCTGCTTTTATGAGCTATAAAGGGTTGGTAATGGCGGGTTACCAAGGCTGGTTCAATAGTCCTGATGATGGTGCAAAGAGAGGCTGGAACCATTATGTGGCATCGGGTCGGTTTGAACCTGGAAATTGTAAGATCGACATGTGGCCAGATGTTAGCGAGTACTCAAAAGTATATCCAACAGCATTTACCAAAGCAGATGGGTCGCCCACCCATCTGTTTAGTTCTTATGACGTTTCAACCGTTCAGCTTCATTTTAAGTGGATGAAAGACTACGGTGTAGACGGTGTATTTATGCAAAGGTTTTTTGCCAGCATCAACTCCGATAAAGACCTTGCCCATACCGATAAAGTGCTGTCAGCGGCATTACAGGCCTCTCAAAAAAATCGGCGTGCCATTTCGGTTATGTATGATTTAAGCGGTATGGAAGGTGATGAGGGCATAGAAGTAATTATTAAAGATTGGAAGCATTTGGTAGATGACCTGAAACTCACTTCTAAGGGGGTAAGTCAAACCTATTTGTATCATAATCAACGGCCTCTGATTGCTATTTGGGGTGTTGGATTTAAAGACAGGAATTATACTCTTAAAGCCATTGATAAACTGTTGGACTTTTTAAAAAATAATGCCACATATGGAGGATGTTCGGTACTGCTTGGCGTACCTGCATTTTGGAGAGATCTGAAAGATGATGCGGTGGCAGATTCAGATTTGCATGACTTGATACGTAAAGCCGATATTGTTCAACCCTGGTTTGTTGGGAGATACAACGAGCAGAGCTATGCGCGTTTTAATGCCCGCATTATAGATGACCTGTATTGGTGCAAGTTAAATCATGTAGATTATGTACCGGTGGTGTATCCTGGCTTTAGCTGGCACAATATGTATCCGCGCAGCCCTTTTAATCAAATTCCGCGAAATAGAGGGCAGTTTTATTGGAAGCAAATTGCCGGTTCTATAAATGCAGGTGCCCAAATGCTTTATATTGCCATGTTTGACGAGATTGATGAGGGTACCGCCATATTTAAGATCAGTAAAGATCCGCCGATAGGAAAGAGCGTATTTATTACCTTTGAACAAGATATACCGGGGGACTATTATTTGTTTTTGACAGGTTATGCCGGCGAAATATTAAAAGGTTCGAAGACACTTTCCCTCAATGTCCCTTTAAAGCCGTAGATGTTGAGATGCAAATAAAGTTAACAAAATATAATTAAATGAAATGGCGAGCCCTGTTGATTTTGGCCTTCATGAGCGGGATGATTGCATTGCTGTCCTTTTCTGTATTGGAAAGTCATGATGTTGGGGCATCTCGGGCGGTAGGCTTATTCCGAAAGGATGCCGGTTTATTTTCAGCTTCGGCCAGTGAGCTATATGAAGCAGTTAAGGCAATTGATGAGAACAGCAGCACCATAGTAAACGCAAAGGAGCACTTAAAAGCTTGTCGGTTTCGGTACAAAGCGCTGTCTTATTTCACCTGCTATTTTTTCCCAAGTGAAACTAACGGGTTTAATGCTGCGGCCAAAATGGAAGTTGAGGAGCCCGAGCTTGAACTTGTAGAACCGATGGGACTACAGCAAATTGAGGCTTTGTTGTTTGATGCAGATGTGTTAAGCCATAAAACCGAGTTGGTGGCTCAGACCGAGGCTCTGTATACTTCGGCAAAAGGCATGCCTGCGCTGCTTTATCAATTTAAGGCCAATGACCGGCAGGTGCTCGAAAGTGTAAGAATTGAGCTGATTCGCATGGGCGCGCTGTATATTACGGGGTATGATGCCCCTTTGCTAAAAACAGGTATTACCGAGACCCTGATCAGTACAGATAAGATTAACGAGGTGTTGTTGCCTTATCTACAACATGGACGCAATACAGGTGATATTTTAAAAAAACAACTGAATGCCAGCATCCATTACTTGTCAAGCCATCAGGATTTTAATTCGTTTAACCGTATGGAATACCTGGTTAAATTCCTACTACCTATGCAAGAGCAGTTGGGCATGTTTATCAAGCAGCAAAATTTGGAGCTAAATACTTCTGCATATCTAAATTACCAATCGCGTAATATGTTTGATCGCCGCTTCTTAAAGGCTTTTAATAGTGTTCCCGGGTTACAGGAGCAGCAATTAGCATCACTCGGAAAAAAACTATTTTTTGACATGGCTTTATCGGGCAATATGAAAGTAAGTTGCGCGACCTGCCATCAGCCTGGAAAGTATTTTACAGACGGAATTATTAAAAGCCCCGCATTAATAAAAGATTCGATACTAAAGCGAAATACTCCTACACTATTATATGCAGGGAGACAGCATTCACAGTTTTGGGATGGCCGGTCTATAAGCGTGGTCGACCAGGTAAAGGACGTGGTTTTTAATCCTTTGGAGATGGGGTCAGTAATGGGGCAGGTAGTTAAGCGTGTTAAACAGAACCGGACATATCGCCAATCTTTTCGCAGCCTGTTTCCCGGCAAAAACTCCGACAGGCAGTTGCTGGATGGTATAGCGGTATCCATAGCTGCATACATAGCTAAGTTAGAACCCATGGATTCTCCTTTTGACAAGTACATTAATGGCAATAGAACCGCCATGACAACAGCCCAAATTAAAGGCTTTAACTTATTTATGGGCAAGGCACAATGTGCTACCTGCCATTTCGTACCTTATTTCAACAGCCTCACACCGCCATTTTATGATCATTCAGAGATGGAAATATTAGGAACACCTGGCAATGATGATTTAACCCACCCGGTAAATGACAAAGACTTGGGACGTTTTAACCTGTATCAAATACGGTATTATCAACAGGCATTTAAAACACCAACAATTAGGAACGCTGCAAAAACGGCACCTTATATGCACAACGGCGCATTCAAAACATTGCAAAATGTAATTGACTTTTATATTAAAGGGGGAGGGAAGGGAATTGGCTTGAAAACCAGAGAACAAACACTTTCATCTGAACCGCTTAATCTAACTAGGGAGGAAAGCGATCAAATCATTCAATTTATAAACTCGTTAACAGATGCCAGCCCTGCCAATATTTAACTACATGAAAAAACTAAGCCTCTATTTATTATTCACATTGACCATTCGGGCCACTGCCATGTGTCAAACTACAAGCCCAGCACCAACAATTAGTTCAAACTCAAAAGCCACCATTTTACGTGGCCCTTATTTACAGGTTGCTACTCCTAATGAAATGACCATTCGCTGGCGAACCAATACTGCCGAGCAAAGTACCGTGCGTTATGGTCTTACGCCAGATAACCTGGATATGAAAGCTAATAATTCATTGGTTGTTACAGAACATATGGTTAGACTATCAGACCTTAAACCACTTACTAAATATTATTATTCCGTGGGTAGTTTTGAATTTTCGTTGAAGGTGGATAAGAACAATTACTTCTATACGCTTCCTAAAAAAGGCAGTGATTCGCTTGTCCGAATTGCCGGGTTTGGTGATTGTGGCAATAATTCCATTAACCAGCGCAATGTGCGAGATCAGGTAATTAAATATGTTGGGAACAATGTACTGAATGCCTGGATACTTATGGGCGACAATGCTTATACAGATGGTACCGATGCCGAATTTCAGGCGAAGTTTTTTAATGTTTACCAAGATAATTTGCTGAAAAATTATCCCTTGTTCCCGGTTCCGGGTAATCATGATTATAATAACATCGCCTCAGTAGCTACGGCAGAGCAATTCAAACTGGCATATTTTCAAAACTTTTCTGTTCCTACTGAGGGCGAAGCGGGTGGGGTTCCCTCGCATACCAAGTCTTATTATTCTTATGATATTGGTAACACACATTTTCTGGCATTGGATTCATACGGCCCCGATAATAAAGGTGCATACATGTATGACCAGGCAGGTGAGCAGGCCGAATGGGTGAGAAAAGATCTCAAGGCTAATAATAATAAATGGGTTGTGGCTTACTTTCACCATCCGCCATACACCATGGGCTCTCACAATTCCGATACAGAGCAATTGCTGGTCAGAATAAGGGAAAACTTCATTAAGATTTTGGAAGATAACGGTGTTGATCTGGTTTTATGCGGCCATAGCCATGTGTATGAACGATCAAAGCTAATGAAAGGATATTATGGTAATGAAGCTGAGTTTGATCCTCAAAAATTTGATTTAAGTTCATCCTCAGCGCTATATAATGGAAGCAAAGATTCAGCCCCATACCTGAAAAGCAAGTCAAAGACCGATGGTACTGTTTATGTAGTTGCCGGATCTGCCGGTGCGCTTGGCGGTCATAAACCAACCTGGCCACACAATGCCATGTATTATTACAATTGCGACATTGGCGGTGCAATTATGCTGGAGGTACAAGGCTCCCGGTTAGATCTGAAATGGATATGTGCCGACGGACAGATACGCGATCACTTTACGATGATGAAAGATGTAAGTAAGAAAGATGAGGAGTATTTAAAGCAAGATAAGATTCTGATTAAGAAGTAATATAATATTATCATATACTAAACATTTTTTAATATTGGCTTAATATTAAAGCAGTTACTTTGTATGCTGAATCTGGACATTCAGAGGAGCAATTTGCACTACTGAACCCAGTATATTCATGGGTAAGTAATTATGTTTCGTGCAAAAATTAGCGTTAATAGAATTCAAAAAAGACTTAATTATTTATTCGTATTTTTTTGCTTAAGCACTCCTGCTATTTCATTTGCTCAAAATAACGGACTCCATTTTTACGGGCAGGAGACCGTTCAGGATAAAAGAACGTCACTCGACCTGACTGCCGATGAAGAGATGTGTTTTGATGGTGACTTTGAGTTGTCATTTGATCTTTATTTCACGCCAAAATTCAGGGACTATTATGGTTATGTATTCAGAATTATTGAAGAGAATGGCCATAACATTGATCTGATATATGATCAAAAAGCATTTAATACACAAAATTTTAAATTAGTAATAGGCGACAAGTTTTCTAATATTGCCTTCAACTTACCGGAAAAGCTTCTTTTTAAAAGCTGGAATCATTTCACGATCAGTTACAGGAAAGAGTTTGATGAATTAGTGTTCACTAACGGAAATCAAAAATTTTCACAGAAAAACGCAGGCTTTCAAAATTCTGGTTGTTATAAGGTCTTGTTTGGTGCCAACCATTATAAAAGGTTTAAAACAACGGATGTTCCTATGATGAACATCAAAAACATAAGCGTTTTGGACCATGGAAAGCTGAAGTTCTTTTGGCCACTAGATGAATTTAAAGGTGATGAGGCTTTTGACCGTATCGGAAAAAGGAGAGCAACTGTTGAGAACCCGTTATGGATCAATGCAATGCATACCAACTGGAAATTGGTCAAGAGCGTGGTAATTACGGGGCATCCAAGTGTAGCATTTAATCAGCAAAAACAAATTATTCATATTGTTGGACCAAGCGAGCTATACAATTTCTCTGTTGGGGATGAAAACATGGTAAAGCTTGAGTATGCCTCGAAAAGAGATATCGCTGCCGGCAACCAATCGGTTTATGATCAGCTATCTGGAAGGCTTTATAACGTTTTCATTGATCAAAAGAAGGCTTCATACTTTGATCTCCCATCTGGGCGCTGGGACAAGGACTTTGAACGTCCCACACGGCTCACTAAGTACTGGCATTCCAATAAATTCATTTCTAAGGCAGACTCTGCGCTTTATGTGATGGGAGGCTACGGGCAACTGGTTTATAAGAATGAAGTTCAAAAATATGATCTTAATAATAAGAAATGGACTTCTGTAAAGTACAAAGGGGACGCCTTTAACCCCCGTTATTTGGCGGGGCTAGGTGTAACGGACGATGGCAATACCGCTTACATTATGGGTGGGCATGGTAGCATTACCGGTGAGCAAATGCTCAATCCCACCAACTACTATGATCTGATTAGGTACCAGGTAAAAACCCAAATGTTTAAAAAGGTTTATACACTCAAAAGCCCTGAAAATGATTTTGCGTTTGCTAATTCGCTGGTTATCGATTCTCCGGCAAAAAGCTTTTACGGGCTTGTTTTCGCCAACAACAAATTTAAAACGCATTTACAGCTAATAAAAGGGTCGCTTACGTCTCCTA contains the following coding sequences:
- a CDS encoding metallophosphoesterase family protein, which gives rise to MNNLKRRRFLKYLSIAGIALPFKSVAKNMLPRSSQAFSFMFLGDLHFDKLMHHDMAYLKEKYPNDIRQIENYSRITKDNLSSLIQASKQRAKQTNSNFYLQIGDFVEGLCGSKELATLQTSELINYIDQQQLGLPFIAIKGNHDITGTGAREVYQEVVLPWQSRQLKQPVTTANNVYVHKNTRFILFDCFSEKESLEWFKMVIKDHKKNEQLFFCTHIPLIPYDARSNWHIYVRPGQEKEREELLNLLAEHKAIILSGHLHKTSIVVRNTPSGNVVQAAIGSVISALNAPVKNHLKGLEAYNADLVNLEPNFNPTSLQLRREILEKEKPFIRHYEYADFCGYASMNITDKNEAVLTIFANADQEPWSTVNLTQLQNL
- a CDS encoding metallophosphoesterase family protein, whose protein sequence is MLFLLVCLPGVVLSQDVSFIALGDMHYDRLQDHNLDFVMSRPQDYKQILNEYPQYTAFYMPRFLQLIKKQTNAQPGVKAVVQLGDLVEGVAGSAALARQMNRGIVDMLYETGLPVPWVLVKGNHDVSNSPGQPEAWQEVIRPFIEGQIGKFIGHGMYTYQISPNTEFFVLDQFFSVDRNLPESEMVDFLENAFKGSTATYKFVLTHQPVIPVTQRCWHLLSGIRRPLKDTVLRESLLNILAKNKAIVLCAHLHEYSVLSRKTKSGNVVQVMINSVNRGLNTPLPNVIHREYKGEGWIDSDASWQPETSETRRKILREEKKHITDFQLMDLPGYALISVSDKTPQVTLKYFNGFAEVPYQTIDLSKLMLTGKLPF
- a CDS encoding glycoside hydrolase family 71/99-like protein; its protein translation is MSYKGLVMAGYQGWFNSPDDGAKRGWNHYVASGRFEPGNCKIDMWPDVSEYSKVYPTAFTKADGSPTHLFSSYDVSTVQLHFKWMKDYGVDGVFMQRFFASINSDKDLAHTDKVLSAALQASQKNRRAISVMYDLSGMEGDEGIEVIIKDWKHLVDDLKLTSKGVSQTYLYHNQRPLIAIWGVGFKDRNYTLKAIDKLLDFLKNNATYGGCSVLLGVPAFWRDLKDDAVADSDLHDLIRKADIVQPWFVGRYNEQSYARFNARIIDDLYWCKLNHVDYVPVVYPGFSWHNMYPRSPFNQIPRNRGQFYWKQIAGSINAGAQMLYIAMFDEIDEGTAIFKISKDPPIGKSVFITFEQDIPGDYYLFLTGYAGEILKGSKTLSLNVPLKP
- a CDS encoding cytochrome c peroxidase, coding for MKWRALLILAFMSGMIALLSFSVLESHDVGASRAVGLFRKDAGLFSASASELYEAVKAIDENSSTIVNAKEHLKACRFRYKALSYFTCYFFPSETNGFNAAAKMEVEEPELELVEPMGLQQIEALLFDADVLSHKTELVAQTEALYTSAKGMPALLYQFKANDRQVLESVRIELIRMGALYITGYDAPLLKTGITETLISTDKINEVLLPYLQHGRNTGDILKKQLNASIHYLSSHQDFNSFNRMEYLVKFLLPMQEQLGMFIKQQNLELNTSAYLNYQSRNMFDRRFLKAFNSVPGLQEQQLASLGKKLFFDMALSGNMKVSCATCHQPGKYFTDGIIKSPALIKDSILKRNTPTLLYAGRQHSQFWDGRSISVVDQVKDVVFNPLEMGSVMGQVVKRVKQNRTYRQSFRSLFPGKNSDRQLLDGIAVSIAAYIAKLEPMDSPFDKYINGNRTAMTTAQIKGFNLFMGKAQCATCHFVPYFNSLTPPFYDHSEMEILGTPGNDDLTHPVNDKDLGRFNLYQIRYYQQAFKTPTIRNAAKTAPYMHNGAFKTLQNVIDFYIKGGGKGIGLKTREQTLSSEPLNLTREESDQIIQFINSLTDASPANI